GGTTTTTTTATCTTTCGCCAGACCATAGCTGATGCCGACACAGAAAAGCAGTCCCAGGTTGCCAAATAATGGCCAGAAGGTATCACCGAGGAGTTGACCCATTTGATGTAAAAAGCTGGTTTCGGAAATAAGTGTCGGGTTAGTTAATATTGAACTTAATGCCAGGATTAAGCCAATAACAGGTAAGAACAAGACCGCCCCGATCATTGCTCTGGAGAATCTTTGCATATCCGCCAGAATACGTTGACGTATTACAGACATGGCTATTCCTTTATTTTATGTAGGGTGTTTGTAATTATTAAATAAGACTTCCAACGTAATTGTTATAACAACTCCCGGTGGGGATGAAAACCTGTTGCGGAAAATAGGCACAAATAGCCGATAAATGAATACCTGTTTCGCTTTCAGACAGAGAACGCTCCCGGATAATGAATATCCGGGAGCGCTAAGGAGAGATTATGGCGTAACGGGGGCAGGTTCGGTCGACGTCACTTCACCCGCGGAGACGACTCCGGCCTGCATGGTTTGCGTGACCTGCTGTTTATTCGCATTCACGGCGTGCAATTGCCCATTCACTGTGGGCTTGAGCGGCGCGTCTGCCTGCACCGTTCCGCTGGCTGTCAGCTGGATATTACCGTCACCGGCGATCGGCAGTGCTGGCCATCCCCATTGCTGTAGAACGTTCACCGGGACACCGCGGCCATTCAGGCTGATCTGTGTCTGGCGCGGCGGTAACTGTGACACGCTGGCGGTCGCTTCCAGAATCCCTCTTTCCGTAAAGGCGCTCAGTTCGCTGATATTCACCGTGCTGGCATTGGCGGCTAAAGACAAGGAGGGGCGGCGCACGTCAACGCGGTTGAAGGTGGCGGCGGCGGCATTCAGGGTCGCGTTTCCGCTCCAGACGCCCCATTTCTGGTTCTGGACCAGCCCCAGATTCGCGCCATAACCATCCAGCGCGGTCAACTGCCACGGGAATGTCGGGTCGATATCAATCACCAGGTTGCGGCTGGCAGTAAATTTCTTCAGCGTCAGGCTGTTCAGCCATGTCGGCAGCGGTTGCATCCAGCGCTGTTTCCAGTTTTCCGGCAGGGTGTACTCGATGCCCGCGATGGCTGCGTCATCGAGGATAAGGGCTTTACCTTCCCGCAGCCAGTTGCCGGAAGTCCTGACCATTCCGCCTTCCCAGCGGGTAGTGAACTGGCGCAGCGCGATACCTTGCGGCGAAAACTCGGCATTCAGAATAGGGTCGAACAGATGCAACGAGCCAAAAATGAACTCGCTGGCATTCATCGACAATTTGCCTTCCTGCGTCTGCCAGTCGTCTTTGCTGAAGGTCAGATTGCGCAAACTAAGGTCAAGGTCAGTGACTGCCCAGTCTGGTCCCTGTAGACGCGAGTCAGTGACCTCAAGGCGATTAATCTGTAGCGATGGAATGGCGTTCAGCGGCGCGAAAAAGTCGGCCAGCGATTTATCGCTTTGCAGTCGGATGTCGTTCAGCCGCAGATTCTCCACCATCCAACTGCCATCAGCATGGCGTTTTGCCACACCGGTTAACGCACCGCGCGCGATATCTGCGCCGATAGTGCTTAATGTCACCTGTTCGTTATCGATACTGCCTTCAATCAGTACGTTAGCAGCAGGAACGTCATTTAATGTCAGAGAACCCGCGCTGAGCTGAATTTGCGCTTTGCTGCCGAGCACTTTACCGGCTTCGGGCAGCCAGGGAATGATGCCACCATTAACCCGCTGAGCGCTCAGATCCCACTCGCTGCCCGGGCTATTAAGCGCCATATCCTGCAACTGCAGGCGGTCAGACTGAAAGGGGAGCGGTGCCGTCTGAGGCGAAATATTAAGGGTACCGTTTTGCAGCAGGATCGTATCGACATGCCGTGGATGTGTCAGTTGGCGAGTACTCAGCCCAATATCGACCGCTTTTGCCACGAGCGTGGCTGGTTGACCGTCACGCCCAAAGGTGACGTTTTTCAGCAGGATATGTGAAGGAGAAGAAAAACGATGGTCCATCGCCTCAAAGGATAACTGATAGTCGCTGTGCTCAGATATCAAGGCACTGATGTGTTCTGCGCCCCAGCGCGTTTGCAGCAGGAAATAGAGGCCGAGAATCACCACCAGAAGGGCGATCAGTACATAGAGAATCAGCTTTCCAATAAATTTCATGGTCTTCCATCCTGCGAAGGGCACATAGTTGAGTTATGCACGATTTACGCGCAATCCTCAAGGCAGGAATCGTGAAAGAGTATGATAGCGACGGTGAATTTGAATCACCGTCGCATAGCCTTTACTGCTTTTCAGGCGGGAAAATCAGGTTCAGTACGATAGCGGTGATACCACCCGCAGCAATACCGGAAGAGAGCAGGTTTTTCACCCAGTCAGGCGCGAACTGGAGGATCAGCGGCTGCTGAGAGACGCCAAGACCAACAGCCAGTGACAGCGCAATAATCAGGATCGCGCGGCGGTTCAGGGGTTCGCGGGAAACAATCCGCACCCCAGACGCCGCGATAGTCCCGAACATAACCAGCGTCGCCCCGCCGAGTACAGGCTCAGGGATATGCTGCACAAAGCCGCTCACCGCCGGGAACAAACCGAGCACGATCAGCATCAGCGCAACCACAAAGCCAACGTAGCGGCTGGCCACGCCGGTTAACTGAATGACCCCGTTGTTCTGTCCGAAACAGGAGTTTGGGAAAGTGTTAAAGACCGCAGAGACGAAGGAGTTCAGGCCGTTTGCCAGCACACCGCCCTTCAGACGCTTCATGTACAGTGGGCCAGAGACGGGCTGTTCGGAAACGTCGGACGTTGCGGTGATATCGCCGATGGTTTCCAGCGAGGTAATCATAAACACCAGCATCAACGGCAGTAGCAGATTCCAGTCAATGCCCAGCCCGTAGTACAACGGCGTCGGCACCATGATCAGATCCTGGGAGGCTGGCGCGTTATTTTCCGGCAGCATGCCCATAAACCATGCCAGCGCATAGCCCGCCGCCATAGCGATAACCAGTGAAGCCACGCGCAGGTACGGGTTACGCTGGCGGTTGAGCAGAATAATCAGCAGCAGCACAACGCCTGCCAGCATCAGATTCTTGGGCGCTCCGAACGTGTTGTCGCTCATCGCGGCATAACCACCACCGATGGACGTCAGCCCCACCTGAATCAGCGACAGACCGATAATCATCACCACTACGCCCGAGACTAGCGGGGTGATGATACGACGCGCGAGATGCAGAATCCGGGAGAGCACCATCTCCGTGCAACTGGCCAGCATCAGGGTGCCAAACAGCGCCGCCATCATCGTGGGGACGTCTGCACCGCCGGTTTTCAGTGCGGTACCGCCCATAATCAGCGGTGCCACGAAGTTAAAACTGGTGCCCTGAATCGATAACAACCCTGAACCCACCGGACCCCAGGCTTTAATCTGAATAATGGAGGCCACGCCAGAGGCGAACAGCGACATACTGATAATGTGTTGCGTATCCTGAGCCGGTAACCCCAGCGCCTGACAGATGAGCAGCGCCGGCGTAATGACCGCAACGAACATCGCCAACAGATGCTGACAGGCGGCAAACAGGGTTTGCGGAAGCGGCGGGCGATCTTCAAGACGATAAATCAGTTCGCTGTTTTGAGTCTGCGCAACCGGTTGCGCATTTTCCGACTCGAGGGTGTTAACAGACATCAATGATAATCCCGTGATGACAAAGCGGGCATTTTATCTGACCAGATGGTAAAAGCAAACGTTTGCGAGTGGGTATTCTTAATATTTAAAATGGATGAAATCACATTTTTATATAACTTTTCCCTCTTTTCTGC
The sequence above is drawn from the Citrobacter amalonaticus genome and encodes:
- a CDS encoding AsmA family protein, which gives rise to MKFIGKLILYVLIALLVVILGLYFLLQTRWGAEHISALISEHSDYQLSFEAMDHRFSSPSHILLKNVTFGRDGQPATLVAKAVDIGLSTRQLTHPRHVDTILLQNGTLNISPQTAPLPFQSDRLQLQDMALNSPGSEWDLSAQRVNGGIIPWLPEAGKVLGSKAQIQLSAGSLTLNDVPAANVLIEGSIDNEQVTLSTIGADIARGALTGVAKRHADGSWMVENLRLNDIRLQSDKSLADFFAPLNAIPSLQINRLEVTDSRLQGPDWAVTDLDLSLRNLTFSKDDWQTQEGKLSMNASEFIFGSLHLFDPILNAEFSPQGIALRQFTTRWEGGMVRTSGNWLREGKALILDDAAIAGIEYTLPENWKQRWMQPLPTWLNSLTLKKFTASRNLVIDIDPTFPWQLTALDGYGANLGLVQNQKWGVWSGNATLNAAAATFNRVDVRRPSLSLAANASTVNISELSAFTERGILEATASVSQLPPRQTQISLNGRGVPVNVLQQWGWPALPIAGDGNIQLTASGTVQADAPLKPTVNGQLHAVNANKQQVTQTMQAGVVSAGEVTSTEPAPVTP
- the xanP gene encoding xanthine/proton symporter XanP, whose translation is MSVNTLESENAQPVAQTQNSELIYRLEDRPPLPQTLFAACQHLLAMFVAVITPALLICQALGLPAQDTQHIISMSLFASGVASIIQIKAWGPVGSGLLSIQGTSFNFVAPLIMGGTALKTGGADVPTMMAALFGTLMLASCTEMVLSRILHLARRIITPLVSGVVVMIIGLSLIQVGLTSIGGGYAAMSDNTFGAPKNLMLAGVVLLLIILLNRQRNPYLRVASLVIAMAAGYALAWFMGMLPENNAPASQDLIMVPTPLYYGLGIDWNLLLPLMLVFMITSLETIGDITATSDVSEQPVSGPLYMKRLKGGVLANGLNSFVSAVFNTFPNSCFGQNNGVIQLTGVASRYVGFVVALMLIVLGLFPAVSGFVQHIPEPVLGGATLVMFGTIAASGVRIVSREPLNRRAILIIALSLAVGLGVSQQPLILQFAPDWVKNLLSSGIAAGGITAIVLNLIFPPEKQ